A window of Selenomonas ruminantium subsp. lactilytica TAM6421 contains these coding sequences:
- a CDS encoding LysR family transcriptional regulator, whose protein sequence is MTFTQLRYVTAIAKYGSISLAARQLFVTQPSMTTALQDLEKEIGRDLFIRNSRGVQLTDEGLKFLGHAKQILRQMEMLEERYLHAESKQYFAVSTQHYTFTASAFVELVRQYEGWGYEFSLLEERTEKIIENVRTLKSEIGILYLSRFNEAVLRKIFKESKLYFSPLFMVKPHVFIFRDHPLAKKDTLTLEDLEPFPCITFDQGEENSFYYSEEMFCERSLAKHIQVTDRAAVSDLLLGLDAYIITTGILPSHLHGQDIIARPLAVEEKITVGVIRHMDCRMSELGHAYLKLLEKAAKQVITKTK, encoded by the coding sequence ATGACATTTACGCAGCTAAGATATGTAACTGCTATCGCGAAATATGGCTCTATCAGCCTGGCGGCCAGGCAGCTGTTTGTGACACAGCCCAGCATGACGACAGCGCTGCAGGATTTGGAAAAGGAGATTGGCAGGGATCTTTTCATCCGCAATTCGCGCGGCGTGCAGCTGACCGATGAGGGGCTGAAATTCCTCGGTCATGCCAAGCAGATTCTGCGCCAGATGGAAATGCTGGAGGAGCGTTATCTGCATGCGGAGAGCAAACAGTATTTTGCGGTCTCCACGCAGCATTACACCTTCACGGCCAGCGCCTTCGTCGAGCTGGTCCGGCAGTACGAAGGCTGGGGATATGAATTTTCGCTGCTGGAGGAGCGTACGGAGAAGATCATAGAGAATGTCAGGACTTTGAAGAGTGAGATTGGCATTTTGTATTTAAGCCGCTTCAATGAGGCCGTGCTGCGCAAGATTTTCAAGGAAAGCAAACTGTATTTCTCGCCGCTCTTTATGGTAAAGCCCCATGTCTTTATCTTTCGCGACCATCCATTGGCGAAGAAGGATACCCTGACGTTGGAAGACCTGGAGCCCTTTCCCTGCATTACATTTGATCAGGGGGAGGAAAATTCTTTTTACTATTCGGAGGAAATGTTCTGTGAGCGTTCGTTGGCAAAACATATCCAGGTAACGGATCGGGCAGCGGTGTCGGATCTCTTGCTGGGATTGGACGCCTATATCATTACCACAGGGATACTGCCTTCCCATCTGCATGGCCAGGATATCATCGCGCGCCCGCTGGCTGTGGAAGAAAAGATTACTGTTGGTGTGATACGTCATATGGACTGCCGTATGTCGGAACTGGGGCATGCCTATCTCAAGCTGTTGGAAAAGGCTGCTAAGCAGGTCATCACAAAAACGAAATGA
- a CDS encoding YezD family protein, which translates to MKDIPAEVLHYILEVLRGVYFGEVVLVAQNGVLIQVERTEKMRVHPWQGVPKPQVWSPVMEENIRKLIERELKSLYYGRITIIVKQGEITHFDRLEKQRFMDGDGI; encoded by the coding sequence ATGAAAGATATACCGGCGGAAGTATTGCATTATATTTTGGAAGTCCTGCGGGGCGTTTATTTTGGCGAAGTGGTCTTAGTGGCCCAGAATGGCGTGCTGATCCAGGTGGAGCGCACCGAAAAGATGCGGGTGCATCCCTGGCAGGGCGTGCCCAAACCCCAGGTATGGTCGCCGGTGATGGAGGAAAATATCCGCAAGCTTATCGAGCGGGAGCTGAAAAGCCTCTATTACGGGCGTATTACCATCATCGTGAAGCAGGGCGAAATCACCCATTTTGACCGTCTGGAAAAACAGCGGTTTATGGATGGGGATGGCATCTGA